From Peptoanaerobacter stomatis, one genomic window encodes:
- a CDS encoding S-layer homology domain-containing protein, giving the protein MKLKQIMNKVLAPLLIVSMSAVPVSAIKFGDLQGYGWAEKYITDVSNKGIISGYPDATFKPGYSVTRIESLVMIANLYPKTDIDNIYKNSSAKYMSALNKYKIDDWAKPYVVFALEKGIIPNSEKMLNSLVDSSSRKHINAVRYEVCVFLVRGLGLEGEINKGAKLSYNDNKDIIDQAVPYIELLQRKGIISKLGDGSGNFFPKKAVTRAETAVMISNAYKYSAKAQAQSTQPPVQPTVPQTPVQEVISGKIDLLTFADNNMTVAITSSDNKVRNFTAPKKSVSVVAGDKIISINDLKVGQQVELTVNNSQLTKIAVAEETVRYSGKLVDYSIADKTITVSTEKTGIKLFKYTDASTVYVNDKLTKIEELPKDTIIDLYAQGDTLIKASMTVTKNEFSGEITDYTSNSITISEKGVSTKKELSKDVKIYRNDKRVDSISLIAIGDTAKITTDGDKVIEILVDAQNVKYMSAVIKGIEMNSYYNKIIIGDRDGNEHNLTVNNDTVIRINDVKTNIYSLKLGHEVDIYAKGAMVEEIVSRGDYKQTTASGKVIEVDLVDKFVEIRTGNGDVVRLYYTNSTKIEKLSGTLIEPRKIYKDDQVTAIGVYSGGNISATRIIVDID; this is encoded by the coding sequence TTGAAACTGAAACAAATAATGAATAAGGTATTGGCACCTTTACTTATAGTATCAATGAGTGCTGTGCCGGTATCAGCTATTAAGTTTGGAGATTTACAAGGTTATGGTTGGGCAGAAAAATATATAACGGATGTATCCAATAAAGGTATAATAAGCGGGTATCCTGATGCTACATTTAAGCCCGGATATTCGGTTACAAGAATAGAGTCGCTTGTAATGATAGCAAATCTATATCCTAAGACAGATATAGACAACATATATAAAAACAGTTCTGCAAAATATATGTCAGCTTTAAATAAATATAAGATAGATGATTGGGCGAAACCGTATGTAGTTTTTGCACTTGAAAAAGGTATAATACCTAACAGTGAAAAAATGCTCAATTCTTTGGTAGATTCAAGCTCAAGAAAACATATAAATGCTGTCAGATATGAAGTGTGTGTGTTTTTGGTAAGAGGCTTGGGCTTAGAGGGAGAAATAAATAAAGGTGCAAAGCTCTCATATAATGACAACAAGGATATAATTGATCAAGCTGTACCATATATAGAATTATTGCAAAGAAAAGGGATAATATCTAAATTAGGTGACGGAAGCGGAAATTTCTTTCCTAAAAAGGCTGTAACAAGAGCTGAAACAGCTGTTATGATATCAAATGCATATAAATATTCTGCAAAAGCACAAGCACAATCAACACAGCCTCCTGTTCAACCAACAGTACCTCAAACACCTGTACAGGAAGTTATAAGCGGTAAAATTGATTTGTTGACATTTGCAGACAATAATATGACAGTTGCAATAACATCATCTGATAATAAGGTAAGAAACTTCACAGCACCTAAAAAATCAGTATCGGTTGTAGCAGGAGATAAAATAATATCTATAAATGATTTGAAGGTAGGACAGCAAGTAGAACTCACTGTAAACAACTCTCAACTCACAAAGATAGCTGTAGCTGAAGAAACAGTGAGATATTCAGGCAAACTGGTAGATTATTCTATTGCGGACAAAACCATAACAGTAAGTACAGAAAAAACAGGTATAAAACTCTTTAAGTACACAGATGCAAGCACTGTATATGTAAATGATAAATTGACAAAAATAGAAGAGCTTCCAAAAGATACTATAATAGATCTTTACGCTCAAGGAGATACACTTATAAAAGCATCTATGACTGTTACAAAAAATGAATTTTCAGGTGAGATAACAGACTACACATCAAATTCAATAACTATAAGCGAAAAAGGTGTGTCTACAAAAAAAGAATTATCAAAAGATGTGAAGATATATAGAAATGACAAAAGAGTAGACAGCATCAGCCTAATTGCAATAGGTGATACAGCCAAGATAACTACTGACGGCGATAAAGTTATAGAGATACTTGTAGATGCACAAAACGTAAAATATATGTCAGCAGTTATAAAAGGCATAGAGATGAACAGCTATTACAACAAGATAATAATAGGCGATAGAGATGGAAACGAGCACAACCTCACAGTTAACAACGACACTGTTATCAGAATAAATGACGTAAAGACAAATATATATTCTCTAAAATTAGGACACGAAGTAGATATATATGCTAAAGGTGCTATGGTAGAGGAGATAGTATCAAGAGGCGATTACAAACAGACAACAGCATCAGGAAAAGTTATAGAAGTAGACTTGGTTGACAAATTTGTAGAAATAAGAACCGGAAATGGAGATGTAGTAAGACTATACTATACAAACTCTACAAAAATAGAAAAACTTTCAGGAACTTTAATTGAGCCGAGAAAAATTTATAAAGATGATCAGGTAACTGCAATAGGAGTATATAGTGGCGGAAATATAAGTGCTACAAGGATTATAGTAGATATAGATTAA
- the galU gene encoding UTP--glucose-1-phosphate uridylyltransferase GalU, producing the protein MNKVRKAIIPAAGLGTRFLPATKAQPKEMLPIVDKPTLQYIIEEAINSGIEEILIITGRNKKSIEDHFDKSIELEMELEKSGKQELLEMVRYIGDMINIQYIRQKEPRGLGHAILCAKSFINDEPFAVILGDDIVDAQKPCLKQLIDVYNEYNTTIIGVQKVDEQDVSKYGIVQGKYIDDRIYLIKDLIEKPEVDKAPSNIAILGRYILKPDLFEILENQKPGKNNEIQLTDALKTLCERQAMYAYEFEGKRYDVGEKFGFLQATVEFALKNDELKEPFLNYLKDLIKEK; encoded by the coding sequence ATGAATAAGGTCAGAAAAGCTATAATTCCGGCAGCTGGACTCGGCACAAGATTTCTTCCGGCAACTAAGGCTCAACCCAAAGAAATGTTGCCTATAGTTGACAAGCCTACATTGCAATATATAATAGAAGAGGCTATAAACTCAGGTATTGAGGAGATACTTATAATAACAGGCAGAAATAAAAAGTCTATCGAAGACCATTTTGACAAGTCAATAGAGCTTGAAATGGAGCTTGAAAAATCAGGTAAGCAAGAGTTGCTTGAAATGGTAAGATATATAGGGGATATGATAAATATACAATACATACGCCAAAAAGAGCCGAGAGGTCTTGGACATGCAATACTATGTGCTAAGAGCTTTATAAACGATGAACCGTTTGCTGTAATATTGGGTGATGATATAGTTGATGCTCAAAAACCATGCCTAAAACAACTCATAGATGTCTATAATGAGTATAATACTACTATAATAGGAGTTCAAAAGGTAGACGAGCAAGATGTCAGCAAATATGGAATTGTTCAAGGGAAATATATAGATGACAGGATATATCTTATAAAAGATTTGATAGAAAAACCTGAAGTTGATAAAGCACCGTCTAATATTGCCATACTCGGAAGATATATATTGAAGCCTGATTTGTTTGAAATACTTGAAAATCAAAAACCTGGGAAAAATAACGAAATCCAGCTTACAGATGCATTAAAAACCCTATGTGAAAGACAGGCTATGTATGCTTACGAGTTTGAAGGTAAAAGATATGATGTAGGTGAAAAATTCGGATTTTTACAGGCGACAGTTGAGTTTGCTTTGAAAAATGACGAGCTTAAAGAACCGTTTTTAAATTATTTGAAAGATTTGATAAAAGAAAAGTAA
- a CDS encoding sulfide/dihydroorotate dehydrogenase-like FAD/NAD-binding protein, which translates to MYKIVEKKLLQNNICLMDIEAPRCAASGLPGQFIVVKMDEKGERIPLTICDIDKNRGTVTIVFQSVGDSTKRMFDLNEGDYFEDFVGPLGNPSDLIEKTPEELNAMNIIFIAGGVGTAPVYPQVKYLNEIGVNCDVIIGARTKDLIILEDEMKKVATNLYIATDDGSYGFKGNASQCLEDLVSNQGKQYHHAVIIGPMIMMKFTTMMTKKLSIPTVVSLNSIMVDATGMCGACRVTVGDEVKFTCVDGPEFDGFKVNFDEAMRRQTMYKTEEGKKLLRIQDKGTHSKNPYCDCKEEE; encoded by the coding sequence ATGTACAAAATAGTTGAAAAAAAACTTCTTCAAAACAACATTTGTCTTATGGATATAGAAGCACCAAGATGTGCCGCTTCAGGTCTGCCTGGGCAATTCATAGTTGTAAAAATGGATGAAAAAGGTGAAAGAATCCCACTTACAATATGTGACATAGATAAAAATAGAGGCACTGTAACAATTGTATTTCAAAGTGTAGGCGACTCTACAAAAAGAATGTTTGATCTCAATGAAGGAGATTACTTTGAAGATTTCGTAGGACCTCTTGGAAATCCGTCAGATCTTATTGAGAAAACTCCGGAAGAATTAAACGCTATGAACATAATATTTATAGCAGGCGGTGTAGGTACAGCTCCTGTATATCCACAAGTAAAATATCTAAATGAAATAGGTGTTAACTGTGACGTTATAATAGGTGCAAGAACAAAAGATTTAATCATACTTGAAGATGAAATGAAAAAAGTAGCTACAAATTTATACATAGCTACAGATGACGGCAGCTACGGTTTTAAAGGCAATGCTTCTCAATGTTTAGAAGACCTTGTTAGCAATCAAGGTAAACAATATCATCACGCTGTTATAATAGGCCCTATGATAATGATGAAATTTACTACTATGATGACTAAAAAACTTTCAATTCCTACAGTAGTATCACTTAACAGCATTATGGTTGATGCTACCGGTATGTGCGGAGCCTGTCGTGTAACAGTAGGAGATGAAGTAAAATTCACCTGTGTAGACGGCCCTGAATTCGACGGTTTCAAAGTTAATTTTGATGAAGCTATGAGAAGACAAACTATGTATAAAACAGAAGAAGGAAAAAAACTATTAAGAATACAGGATAAAGGAACACATTCAAAAAATCCTTACTGTGATTGCAAGGAGGAAGAATAA
- the gltA gene encoding NADPH-dependent glutamate synthase → MADTKPKSLRVPVREQAPEVRATNFDEVCYGYNLDEAVEEAKRCLNCKNARCIKTCPVGINIPAFIQKILAKDIEGAGKIIAESSSLPAVCGRVCPQESQCEMTCIMGIKNEPVSIGKLERFVADTNMKNGVTFGEKEPAKNIKVAVIGSGPAGLTAAGDLAKKGYDVTIFEALHKAGGVLVYGIPEFRLPKDDIVKKEIQNIIDLGVKIETNVVVGRTVTIEDLMQKEDFKAVFIGSGAGLPKFMGIPGEAANGVFSANEFLTRANLMKAFDDSYDTPIMTGRHSVTVGGGNVAMDAARTALRLGAKSTIVYRRSMEELPARVEEVHHAKEEGVNFELLTNPVEILEDEKGNVKGIKCIRMELGEPDESGRRSPKEIPNSEFTIECDTVIMSLGTSPNPLISSTTSGLEINKRKCIVIDENTGKTSVEGVYAGGDAVTGAATVILAMGAGKVAAKAIDEYLVEKYNLK, encoded by the coding sequence ATGGCTGATACAAAACCAAAATCATTGAGGGTTCCGGTAAGAGAACAAGCACCGGAAGTAAGAGCTACAAATTTTGATGAAGTATGCTACGGATATAATTTAGATGAAGCAGTAGAAGAAGCAAAAAGATGTCTTAATTGTAAAAATGCCAGGTGCATAAAAACTTGTCCTGTCGGCATAAATATCCCTGCATTTATACAAAAAATACTCGCAAAAGATATAGAAGGAGCAGGTAAAATAATAGCAGAATCATCTTCATTACCTGCTGTGTGCGGAAGAGTATGTCCTCAAGAAAGCCAATGCGAAATGACTTGCATAATGGGTATAAAAAATGAACCTGTATCAATAGGTAAATTAGAAAGATTTGTAGCAGATACAAATATGAAAAATGGCGTTACATTTGGAGAAAAAGAACCCGCAAAAAATATAAAAGTAGCCGTTATAGGTTCAGGTCCTGCAGGTCTTACAGCCGCCGGAGATTTGGCAAAAAAAGGCTACGATGTAACAATATTTGAAGCTTTGCATAAAGCAGGCGGTGTTTTAGTATACGGTATACCCGAATTTAGACTTCCAAAAGATGATATAGTAAAAAAAGAAATCCAAAATATAATAGATTTAGGCGTAAAAATTGAAACAAATGTCGTAGTAGGAAGAACCGTTACAATAGAAGATCTTATGCAAAAAGAAGATTTTAAAGCAGTGTTCATAGGCTCAGGTGCCGGTCTGCCTAAATTTATGGGGATTCCGGGCGAAGCTGCAAACGGCGTATTCTCAGCCAACGAGTTCCTCACAAGAGCAAACTTGATGAAAGCATTTGATGACAGCTACGATACACCGATAATGACAGGTAGACATTCAGTTACAGTAGGTGGCGGAAACGTTGCTATGGACGCTGCAAGAACTGCATTAAGATTAGGTGCAAAATCCACAATAGTATATAGACGTTCAATGGAAGAATTACCTGCAAGAGTAGAAGAAGTACATCACGCAAAAGAAGAAGGCGTAAACTTTGAATTATTGACAAACCCTGTTGAGATACTCGAAGATGAAAAAGGAAATGTAAAAGGTATAAAATGTATAAGAATGGAACTTGGAGAACCTGATGAATCAGGCAGAAGAAGTCCGAAAGAAATACCTAACTCCGAATTCACAATAGAATGCGACACAGTAATAATGTCACTCGGTACATCACCTAATCCTCTTATAAGCTCAACAACATCAGGACTTGAGATAAACAAGAGAAAATGTATTGTAATAGATGAAAATACAGGAAAAACAAGCGTAGAAGGTGTATATGCAGGAGGCGATGCCGTAACAGGTGCCGCAACAGTAATACTTGCAATGGGAGCCGGAAAAGTAGCCGCAAAAGCGATAGATGAATATTTGGTAGAAAAATACAACTTGAAATAA
- a CDS encoding Cna B-type domain-containing protein: MVNGYSEPTLYPSQKTMMKLVYPEAQAIHLRLGIFTLIPEEKRGAGELFKNKASITFDGNADPNKADSSETQLIYGFTGSSYGNWKDITVEKKWEDPKFPAWGAEHTKPINITLEGGGIKRTAQLTKANNYTYKFTNLPIAKAGKDIIYKVEEDYSANGDYEFDFQEGNAHQPKDVTKIKLYNKPKTTSVKVTKEFRSTRDYNEATVDVSLQSNLDPVTGVIGQAFHDTGNSITLDKNNNFNHTFIGLRKYDIKGKWITYKPVEKSVKLNGTDITAEFTPLISGTQQIGFQILNVSKETRDIDVEKVWKDRPPQPTDVTVHLKGAGVEQSSVVLNAANNLKHKFTNLRRYSDKDGHEIQYTIKEDPVLDFSAKYSVTTDKALVVTNSLTTKVTLEVNKIWKDIDGNDYPINAGTDAEFVVIADGEEIPVILDTNSSNNHYDKRENLPFRKNGVDIDYQLKELRVKKGYEATITRAQGDKKYTFTVVNKRIPTTITIKKVFVGDKLPEVTVHLLEKGEKINTFTLNESNNWEETYRTEKFDEEGNLRVFDIEEDHYDKYRVEYKKENDYNFTITNTKLENITPPTPPTDNNGPGGGGPSDKPKPDPKPDNDKPEKPSNQDRTPKPKTDKPDPKPKDDGGGIGGTGGEDPTPSKPSERPTRTPDSDPSTPPTPSVPSYPRNN, encoded by the coding sequence ATGGTTAATGGGTATAGCGAGCCAACTTTATATCCAAGCCAAAAGACAATGATGAAGCTGGTATATCCAGAAGCTCAAGCAATTCATCTAAGACTCGGTATATTTACACTAATACCTGAGGAAAAAAGAGGTGCTGGAGAATTGTTTAAAAACAAAGCGAGCATAACATTTGATGGAAATGCTGATCCAAACAAAGCAGACTCAAGTGAAACACAACTCATATACGGATTCACAGGTTCATCTTATGGAAACTGGAAGGATATAACAGTTGAAAAAAAATGGGAGGACCCCAAATTCCCGGCCTGGGGAGCAGAACACACAAAGCCAATAAATATAACCTTAGAAGGTGGAGGGATAAAAAGAACTGCCCAATTAACTAAAGCGAATAACTACACATACAAGTTCACAAACCTACCAATAGCAAAAGCAGGAAAAGACATAATCTATAAAGTGGAAGAAGACTATAGTGCTAATGGTGACTATGAATTTGATTTCCAAGAAGGCAATGCACATCAACCTAAAGATGTAACAAAGATAAAACTATATAACAAACCTAAAACAACATCTGTGAAAGTGACAAAAGAATTTAGATCGACAAGAGATTACAATGAAGCAACAGTAGATGTATCTCTACAAAGTAACCTTGATCCAGTAACAGGTGTTATAGGGCAGGCATTCCATGATACAGGCAACTCAATAACATTAGATAAAAACAACAATTTCAATCATACATTTATCGGTTTACGTAAGTATGATATAAAAGGAAAATGGATAACATACAAACCGGTTGAAAAATCAGTAAAATTAAATGGTACAGATATAACAGCCGAATTCACACCACTAATATCCGGAACTCAGCAGATAGGATTTCAAATTCTAAATGTATCAAAAGAAACAAGAGATATAGATGTTGAAAAGGTATGGAAAGACCGACCGCCACAACCAACAGATGTAACAGTACATTTAAAAGGTGCTGGAGTTGAACAAAGTTCAGTTGTTCTTAATGCAGCAAATAATCTTAAGCATAAGTTCACAAACTTAAGACGTTATTCAGACAAAGATGGTCATGAAATTCAATATACTATAAAAGAAGATCCTGTATTAGACTTCTCAGCTAAATACTCCGTAACAACGGATAAGGCATTAGTGGTTACAAATTCACTAACTACTAAAGTTACATTAGAAGTTAATAAAATCTGGAAAGACATTGACGGTAATGATTATCCTATCAATGCAGGTACAGATGCAGAGTTTGTAGTAATAGCAGATGGAGAGGAAATACCTGTAATATTAGATACAAACAGTTCTAATAATCACTATGATAAACGTGAGAATCTACCGTTTAGAAAGAATGGAGTAGATATAGATTATCAGCTTAAAGAGCTGAGAGTCAAGAAAGGATACGAGGCTACTATAACAAGAGCACAAGGTGACAAAAAATATACTTTCACAGTAGTAAACAAAAGAATCCCAACAACAATTACAATCAAGAAAGTTTTTGTTGGAGATAAGCTACCAGAAGTAACAGTTCACTTGCTTGAAAAAGGTGAAAAAATTAATACATTCACTCTAAATGAAAGTAATAACTGGGAAGAAACTTATCGCACTGAAAAGTTCGATGAAGAAGGTAATTTAAGAGTATTTGATATAGAGGAAGATCACTATGATAAATATAGAGTAGAGTATAAAAAAGAAAATGATTACAACTTCACAATTACAAATACTAAATTGGAGAACATAACACCACCAACACCACCAACTGATAATAATGGACCAGGTGGAGGAGGTCCAAGTGATAAACCAAAACCTGACCCTAAACCAGACAATGATAAACCGGAGAAACCAAGCAATCAAGACCGAACACCAAAACCAAAAACAGATAAACCTGACCCTAAACCAAAAGACGATGGCGGAGGAATAGGAGGAACAGGAGGAGAAGATCCAACACCATCAAAACCATCAGAGCGTCCAACAAGAACACCTGATTCAGACCCATCAACTCCACCGACACCTTCAGTACCGTCATATCCGAGAAACAAT